A genomic stretch from Desulfotignum balticum DSM 7044 includes:
- the cobJ gene encoding precorrin-3B C(17)-methyltransferase, whose translation MTRRAGAAIDEAGVIAGYTTYVDLIQDRIKGKEIIATTMKKEVDRVIAAIDAALSGKKCALISSGDPGIYAMAGLVLEICRQKQIPVARTAGDPVPENGLRVEVVPGIPALASAASLLGAPLTHDFACISLSDLLTPWDLIEKRIECAAMADFVIVIFNPKSRKRNWQLQKAMEIILKYRDADTPTGIVQNAMRDRQNVSIIPLNGLDTADVDMLTTVIVGNSTSNTYLDFMYTPRGYSKKYDF comes from the coding sequence ATGACCCGCCGTGCAGGCGCAGCCATTGATGAAGCCGGCGTGATTGCCGGATACACCACATATGTGGACCTGATCCAGGATCGGATCAAAGGAAAAGAAATCATTGCCACCACCATGAAAAAAGAAGTGGATCGGGTGATTGCAGCCATAGATGCAGCGCTTTCCGGAAAAAAATGTGCACTTATTTCTTCCGGTGATCCCGGAATTTATGCCATGGCCGGCCTTGTCCTGGAAATCTGCCGACAAAAACAGATTCCTGTAGCCAGGACAGCAGGTGACCCTGTACCTGAAAACGGTCTCCGGGTGGAAGTGGTGCCGGGCATTCCCGCCCTGGCCTCGGCAGCATCTCTTTTAGGCGCCCCCCTGACCCATGACTTTGCCTGTATCAGTTTAAGCGATCTTTTGACACCCTGGGATCTGATCGAAAAACGGATTGAATGTGCGGCCATGGCTGATTTTGTCATCGTGATCTTCAATCCGAAAAGCCGGAAGAGAAACTGGCAGCTTCAAAAAGCCATGGAAATCATACTGAAATACCGGGATGCGGATACCCCCACAGGCATTGTCCAAAATGCCATGCGTGACCGTCAGAACGTATCGATAATCCCTTTAAACGGCCTTGATACAGCGGATGTGGATATGCTGACAACGGTAATTGTCGGAAACAGCACCTCGAATACGTACCTGGATTTCATGTATACCCCGCGGGGATATTCAAAAAAATATGATTTTTAA
- a CDS encoding AbrB/MazE/SpoVT family DNA-binding domain-containing protein produces MQTVISKLTKKCQATVPKPVRERLGLDAGDGIAFEIEDDMIKIRKARHGH; encoded by the coding sequence ATGCAGACAGTTATCAGCAAACTCACCAAAAAATGTCAGGCCACTGTGCCCAAACCAGTAAGAGAACGGCTTGGGCTTGATGCGGGTGATGGGATCGCTTTTGAAATTGAAGATGATATGATCAAGATCAGAAAAGCCAGACATGGGCATTGA
- a CDS encoding type II toxin-antitoxin system RelE/ParE family toxin produces MRVHWTDTAEKHLDAIHAYIALDSPGYAKRMVDRITGRSQQITDFPFSGRKVPEYDLEKIREVIEGPYRLIYHIKPDQIDVLAVIHGARDLL; encoded by the coding sequence ATGAGGGTCCATTGGACAGATACGGCGGAAAAGCATTTAGATGCCATTCACGCTTATATTGCACTTGATTCGCCGGGGTACGCAAAGCGTATGGTGGATCGAATAACAGGAAGATCTCAACAGATAACAGATTTCCCATTTTCTGGACGAAAAGTCCCAGAATATGATTTGGAAAAAATCCGTGAAGTCATAGAAGGCCCCTACCGCTTAATTTATCACATAAAACCAGACCAGATCGACGTTTTAGCCGTAATCCATGGGGCAAGGGATTTGTTGTGA
- a CDS encoding MFS transporter: protein MEKRISIIGLNLSVFLFMFGVGMIVPLLPQKIITFTGSLKTVGYLASAFAVPFVLLQFPTGRLSDRYGCRRFLVAGYLICSASGLIYCFSQTQAMIFFGRLLQGIGEAPLWALAPALLSMLYPAAKGKMIGAYNASLHLGLTLGSGFGILMAGVWVKNEPFVLFALSGLLGAFLIFVTVKDPRAEGSGVETALDTGGLKKILAYPGILAVFSGIILYGAGYGASLTVLPGFLIQEKGFTQAQIGGFFTLFYIGISLSQIITGPVSDRHGRTKTMILGLFMITAGLGMFPGRDGWGIYPWLFLASFGLGVFCVSALSWLNNAVADSLKGTISGAFYLFWGIGFFIGPAALGMFGEAARGFTGFHVLALLFLLQALVQWVLGYGSRKIGRGQTRP from the coding sequence ATGGAAAAACGGATATCCATCATTGGGTTGAATCTGTCAGTATTTTTGTTCATGTTCGGGGTCGGGATGATCGTCCCGCTGCTGCCCCAGAAAATCATCACCTTTACCGGGTCGTTAAAGACCGTCGGCTATCTGGCCTCTGCGTTTGCCGTCCCGTTTGTATTGCTCCAGTTTCCCACAGGGCGTTTGTCTGACCGGTATGGGTGCCGGCGTTTTCTGGTGGCCGGGTACCTGATCTGTTCGGCTTCCGGGCTCATATACTGTTTTTCACAGACCCAGGCGATGATCTTTTTTGGGCGGCTGCTCCAGGGAATCGGTGAAGCTCCCTTGTGGGCCCTGGCACCGGCCCTTTTGTCCATGCTGTATCCCGCAGCCAAGGGAAAAATGATCGGGGCTTACAATGCATCGCTCCATCTGGGGCTCACCCTTGGCAGTGGCTTCGGAATTCTGATGGCCGGGGTGTGGGTGAAAAATGAACCCTTTGTGCTGTTTGCCCTGTCAGGGCTCCTGGGGGCTTTTCTTATTTTTGTGACGGTCAAAGATCCCCGGGCAGAAGGAAGCGGGGTTGAAACGGCCCTGGATACCGGCGGGCTTAAAAAGATCCTTGCCTATCCGGGTATCCTGGCCGTGTTCTCGGGCATTATTCTGTATGGGGCCGGATACGGGGCTTCCCTGACCGTGCTTCCCGGTTTTCTGATCCAGGAAAAAGGATTTACACAGGCCCAGATTGGCGGGTTTTTCACCCTGTTTTATATCGGCATCAGCCTGTCCCAGATCATTACGGGCCCCGTATCCGACCGGCATGGGCGGACCAAGACCATGATCCTGGGACTGTTCATGATCACTGCGGGCCTTGGGATGTTTCCGGGCAGGGACGGTTGGGGGATTTACCCCTGGCTTTTTTTAGCCAGTTTCGGGCTGGGCGTGTTCTGCGTGTCTGCCCTGTCATGGCTGAACAATGCCGTGGCGGATTCTTTGAAAGGCACTATATCCGGCGCGTTCTATCTGTTCTGGGGAATCGGTTTCTTTATAGGCCCGGCAGCCCTGGGGATGTTCGGGGAAGCGGCCCGGGGCTTTACCGGATTCCATGTTCTGGCGCTGCTTTTTTTGTTGCAGGCATTGGTTCAATGGGTGCTTGGATACGGGAGCCGGAAAATTGGCCGGGGCCAGACCCGCCCCTGA
- a CDS encoding DUF2283 domain-containing protein: MRLKYFSDTDTAHIEFTDNEVHETKEISENIYIDIDANGNIVNMTVEHAKDNAGLWEFSYQEMSRQTA; this comes from the coding sequence ATGAGATTGAAATATTTTTCCGATACAGATACCGCTCACATAGAATTCACTGACAATGAAGTCCATGAAACAAAAGAAATCAGTGAAAATATCTATATTGACATCGATGCAAACGGCAACATAGTCAACATGACAGTTGAACATGCAAAAGACAACGCCGGGCTCTGGGAATTCTCTTATCAGGAAATGTCTCGTCAAACTGCATAG
- a CDS encoding DUF2281 domain-containing protein → MLDEDIPFTGNSFEVIILKKTNGTKKPKRKAGTLKGLIHMRDDFDDPLEDSRNIWNESSTGYTRIALAF, encoded by the coding sequence ATACTTGATGAAGATATTCCTTTCACAGGAAATTCTTTTGAAGTTATTATTCTGAAAAAGACGAATGGGACAAAAAAACCAAAAAGAAAAGCCGGTACACTCAAAGGATTAATACATATGCGCGATGATTTCGATGATCCGCTTGAAGATTCAAGGAATATATGGAATGAATCTTCTACTGGATACACACGCATTGCTCTGGCTTTTTGA
- a CDS encoding DUF6951 family protein, translating into MTTVEINAGICGFTTLVYAEKTNGYNALFRLESQCPNWQKVNELLGGQEMDLMAELFKNRQTGEFHSILLETVLKTIPHISCPVISGIFKALEVSAGLALPKDAAICFKE; encoded by the coding sequence ATGACAACCGTTGAAATAAATGCCGGCATCTGCGGCTTTACCACTTTGGTGTATGCAGAAAAAACAAATGGTTATAACGCTTTGTTCAGACTGGAAAGCCAGTGTCCCAACTGGCAGAAGGTCAATGAGCTTCTGGGCGGCCAGGAGATGGATTTGATGGCGGAACTGTTTAAAAACAGGCAGACCGGGGAGTTTCATTCCATCCTGCTGGAGACCGTGTTAAAAACCATCCCCCACATTTCCTGCCCGGTTATATCCGGGATTTTCAAGGCCCTGGAGGTGAGTGCCGGACTGGCCCTGCCCAAAGATGCGGCCATCTGCTTCAAAGAATAG
- a CDS encoding DMT family transporter: MNNGKISLTAGLLLLLVCAIWGGNAVSIKFSNQGIPPLLAATIRSVAAGFLVLLWAKFKGQRVLFPKGARRHGVMIGLLFGLDFLFLYWSIVFTTASRATIFLYSHPFWVALGAHFFVDQDRLHPVKAAGLILAFAGLWMVFRIQSPLLPENNWIGDVMSLAAAVFWAATTLYIKRISQTVTVSHYQTLFSQLVFAIPILLAGSLLFEQDYTIVPAAGVLWAMAYQIVVVAFFSYTLWFWMIHNFAVSGLTAFTFLAPLFGVFFGAVILSEPAGIMVWLGLALVCAGIYLVNRSPKNRSCG; this comes from the coding sequence TTGAATAATGGAAAAATATCTCTGACCGCCGGTCTTCTGCTGTTGCTGGTCTGTGCCATCTGGGGCGGTAATGCGGTCAGCATCAAATTCAGCAACCAGGGGATACCCCCGTTGCTGGCGGCCACCATCCGGTCCGTGGCAGCCGGGTTTCTGGTGCTGCTCTGGGCCAAATTCAAGGGACAGCGCGTTCTTTTTCCCAAAGGCGCCCGAAGACATGGTGTGATGATCGGTCTGCTGTTCGGGCTTGATTTTTTGTTTTTATACTGGAGTATTGTGTTTACCACCGCTTCCCGAGCCACCATTTTTTTGTATTCCCATCCATTCTGGGTGGCCCTGGGCGCCCATTTTTTCGTGGACCAGGACCGGCTGCATCCTGTGAAAGCGGCCGGGCTGATACTGGCATTTGCCGGGTTGTGGATGGTTTTCAGGATTCAGTCTCCCCTGCTGCCGGAAAACAACTGGATCGGGGATGTGATGTCTTTGGCCGCAGCCGTTTTCTGGGCCGCGACCACATTGTATATCAAACGGATCAGCCAGACAGTGACCGTCAGTCATTACCAGACCCTGTTTTCACAACTGGTGTTTGCCATTCCGATTCTGCTGGCAGGATCACTCCTGTTTGAACAGGATTATACCATTGTCCCGGCTGCCGGGGTTCTGTGGGCAATGGCATATCAGATTGTCGTGGTGGCCTTTTTCAGTTACACCCTCTGGTTCTGGATGATTCACAATTTTGCGGTGAGCGGGCTGACCGCGTTCACTTTTCTGGCCCCGCTGTTCGGTGTTTTTTTCGGTGCTGTGATTCTGTCTGAACCCGCAGGCATCATGGTCTGGTTGGGCCTGGCCCTGGTCTGTGCCGGCATTTACCTGGTGAACCGGTCTCCGAAGAACAGGTCGTGTGGATGA
- a CDS encoding TPM domain-containing protein → MKSLAQQFLSDQDREKIIQTVREVELETAGEIVPMVVSRSYSYPMADVIGGMAFALPVSLILSYFIGSWLWIGNQNMWLFLGILTICFITFHQTCKHLPWLKRMFISQREIEEEVKEAAMVSFLREGLYQTRDRTGILIFISVFERRVWILGDQGINTKVSKDQWDKIIRMITDGIKQKNQAAAICQAVKEAGQLLKTHFPIRSDDQNELKNLIVEQN, encoded by the coding sequence ATGAAATCTTTGGCGCAACAATTTTTGTCGGATCAGGACAGGGAAAAAATTATTCAAACAGTGAGGGAAGTGGAACTGGAGACTGCCGGTGAAATCGTTCCCATGGTGGTTTCAAGAAGCTATTCCTATCCCATGGCCGATGTCATCGGCGGAATGGCGTTTGCGCTTCCCGTGTCATTGATACTCAGCTATTTCATCGGCAGCTGGCTGTGGATCGGCAACCAGAACATGTGGCTTTTTTTGGGCATTTTAACCATCTGCTTCATTACCTTTCACCAGACCTGCAAACACCTTCCATGGCTGAAGCGTATGTTCATCTCCCAGAGGGAAATCGAGGAGGAAGTCAAAGAGGCGGCCATGGTCAGTTTTCTTCGTGAGGGGCTGTATCAGACCCGGGACAGGACAGGAATTTTGATTTTCATCTCTGTTTTCGAACGACGGGTCTGGATCCTTGGGGACCAGGGCATCAACACCAAGGTGTCAAAAGACCAGTGGGATAAAATCATCCGCATGATTACGGATGGCATTAAACAGAAAAATCAGGCAGCAGCCATCTGCCAGGCGGTCAAAGAAGCCGGACAACTGCTCAAGACACATTTCCCCATCCGTTCCGATGATCAAAATGAGCTGAAAAACCTGATTGTGGAACAAAATTGA
- a CDS encoding TPM domain-containing protein — protein MRKRHYMWMVSLLIFFFAAQTYGLEVPKLKARVNDYANILSAATKNQLETVLSDLEQTDSTQIAVLTIPSLEGENIEEYAIQVAETWKIGQENLDNGAILIISKNDRKLRIEVGYGLEGTLTDLMAGRIIQNIIVPRFKTGNFDQGVMDGVQAMTQVVRGEFKAAENSRRPESGSARGQSGIFGLIVFFVLINMLGRIRRPLGALSGGLFFPILGAMFFNFGFLWLLLLIPIGAMGGLAMSFLGSPLSFNSSSTQSRHGGGFWLGGGGVGRGGFGGGGFGGFSGGGGGFGGGGASGGW, from the coding sequence ATGCGGAAGAGACATTATATGTGGATGGTCAGCCTTTTGATCTTTTTTTTCGCTGCCCAGACATACGGACTGGAAGTGCCGAAGCTGAAAGCCCGGGTGAACGACTATGCGAACATACTGTCTGCCGCCACAAAAAATCAGCTTGAAACCGTACTCAGTGATCTGGAACAGACCGATTCCACACAGATTGCCGTACTGACGATTCCTTCTCTTGAAGGAGAGAATATCGAGGAATACGCCATCCAGGTGGCTGAAACCTGGAAAATCGGCCAGGAAAACCTGGATAACGGTGCCATCCTTATTATTTCCAAAAATGACCGCAAACTTCGCATTGAGGTGGGGTACGGCCTGGAGGGGACCCTGACCGATCTGATGGCCGGACGTATTATTCAGAATATTATTGTCCCCCGGTTTAAAACAGGCAATTTTGACCAGGGAGTGATGGACGGGGTACAGGCCATGACCCAGGTGGTCCGGGGAGAATTCAAGGCGGCAGAAAACAGCCGCCGTCCTGAATCCGGTTCTGCCCGGGGGCAATCAGGCATCTTTGGTTTGATTGTCTTTTTTGTTCTGATCAATATGCTGGGAAGAATCCGCCGGCCCTTAGGTGCCCTGTCCGGAGGCCTGTTTTTTCCCATCCTGGGGGCCATGTTTTTTAATTTTGGTTTTTTATGGCTCCTGCTGCTGATTCCCATAGGTGCGATGGGCGGACTGGCCATGAGCTTTTTGGGCTCCCCGCTCAGCTTTAATTCGTCTTCTACCCAAAGCCGGCATGGCGGCGGATTCTGGCTGGGCGGCGGCGGTGTGGGAAGGGGCGGTTTCGGCGGGGGCGGTTTTGGCGGTTTTTCAGGAGGCGGCGGCGGTTTCGGCGGCGGCGGCGCTTCCGGGGGGTGGTAA
- a CDS encoding LemA family protein, giving the protein MIKHMVRYMMLFLALGLISGCGYNTIQQNEETVFKAWGDVESSLQRRADLIPNLVETVKGYASHEKETLEAVIEARSKATSVQLSQEDLGSAEAMERLRQMQGGLSSALSRLMVVVERYPDLKASQNFLDLQNQLEGTENRINVARQRYNQAVERFNFSIRKFPNNLTNKLMLHLDRKEYFQAEETAKHVPSVNFTQ; this is encoded by the coding sequence ATGATTAAACATATGGTTCGTTACATGATGTTGTTTCTTGCACTCGGATTGATATCCGGTTGCGGATACAACACCATCCAGCAGAATGAAGAGACCGTGTTCAAGGCATGGGGAGATGTGGAATCCAGCCTGCAAAGACGTGCCGACCTTATCCCCAACCTTGTGGAGACGGTCAAAGGGTATGCGTCCCATGAAAAAGAAACCCTTGAAGCCGTGATTGAAGCCCGGTCCAAAGCAACTTCCGTTCAACTGTCCCAGGAGGATTTAGGAAGTGCGGAAGCCATGGAGCGTCTCAGGCAGATGCAGGGAGGACTTTCTTCAGCCCTGTCCCGGCTTATGGTGGTTGTGGAGAGATATCCGGATCTGAAAGCCAGTCAGAATTTTCTGGACCTTCAAAATCAGCTGGAAGGGACGGAAAACCGTATCAATGTGGCGCGTCAGAGGTATAACCAGGCCGTGGAACGCTTTAATTTCTCCATCCGGAAATTTCCAAACAATCTGACCAACAAACTGATGCTGCATCTTGACCGGAAGGAATATTTTCAGGCGGAAGAGACGGCAAAGCATGTACCCAGTGTTAATTTTACCCAATAA
- a CDS encoding RNA polymerase sigma factor, whose protein sequence is MNTDARADRIRDEKDLVEQLRQGRKHAFDVLVARFQKPLLKVAYGITLDVEESREIVQDVFTTVFRQIHSFRQDTLLYTWLRKITVNHCLNWKRKWKRRFRWHHDPITAENENTVSGKDTPLDTPETLIQKKQFRDRLMEAARHLPEKTRVVFVLYALEGLSYEEIADFLHIRKGTVASRLYHARKQVARVLDPKKPQETPV, encoded by the coding sequence GTGAACACAGATGCGCGTGCAGATAGGATCCGGGATGAAAAAGACCTGGTGGAACAGCTCAGGCAAGGCCGGAAACATGCTTTTGATGTTCTGGTGGCCCGGTTTCAGAAACCTTTGCTCAAGGTGGCTTACGGCATCACCCTGGATGTGGAGGAGAGCCGGGAAATTGTTCAGGATGTGTTCACCACGGTATTTCGTCAGATCCACTCATTCAGGCAGGATACCCTGCTTTACACATGGCTGAGAAAAATCACGGTCAACCATTGCCTCAACTGGAAGCGCAAATGGAAACGGCGGTTCAGGTGGCACCATGACCCCATCACCGCTGAAAATGAGAACACCGTTTCAGGAAAAGATACGCCTTTGGATACACCGGAAACACTGATACAGAAAAAACAGTTCAGGGACCGGCTCATGGAAGCGGCCAGGCACCTTCCGGAAAAAACACGGGTGGTCTTTGTGCTGTATGCACTGGAAGGTCTTTCATACGAGGAGATTGCCGATTTTCTCCATATCCGGAAAGGCACGGTGGCCTCACGGCTGTATCACGCCCGAAAACAGGTGGCCCGGGTGCTGGACCCGAAAAAACCCCAGGAGACCCCGGTATGA
- a CDS encoding anti-sigma factor family protein has translation MTNTCGKYTEKQISRYVDGDLSRHQIRRIRQHLDTCPDCRHLAAQFQEVTRTFNELTELPGVSIDPARVHEKLEQPAKKPVALRTDRFFRRPVRPFLVAAASLAALFVITVFALTNDGPAIAGPSAIVKSIDTDYTAVMIFETPDTHHTIIWYSET, from the coding sequence ATGACAAACACATGCGGTAAATATACAGAAAAACAGATCAGCCGGTACGTGGACGGCGATCTTTCCCGGCATCAGATCCGGCGGATCCGGCAGCACCTGGACACCTGTCCGGACTGCCGTCATCTGGCCGCGCAATTTCAAGAGGTCACCCGAACGTTCAATGAACTGACTGAACTGCCCGGGGTCTCCATTGACCCGGCCCGGGTGCACGAAAAATTGGAACAACCGGCAAAAAAACCGGTCGCTCTCCGGACTGACCGGTTTTTCCGCCGGCCGGTCCGGCCTTTTCTGGTGGCTGCCGCATCCCTTGCGGCCCTGTTTGTCATCACTGTGTTTGCCCTGACTAATGACGGCCCGGCAATTGCCGGCCCCAGTGCCATTGTCAAATCCATTGATACCGATTATACTGCGGTCATGATTTTTGAAACACCCGATACCCATCATACCATTATCTGGTATTCGGAGACCTGA
- a CDS encoding TetR/AcrR family transcriptional regulator, whose translation MPKQVKREDIIRTAMELLAAQGFHGAPMSMIAEKAGVGVGTIYRYFENRDILIKTIYQECEERLVAFLTRDYPHGQPVRICFFHIAKGLVAYFTQNPMEFKYSEQFHNSPFGEAHRRNRIFKAAGQPDIFMEIHERGLSQQVIKNLPPTVFFNLAFAPIAWSLRDHILGITPIDDALAQVLAASCWDSVKK comes from the coding sequence ATGCCCAAACAGGTGAAGCGGGAGGATATTATTCGGACCGCAATGGAGCTGCTCGCGGCCCAGGGGTTCCACGGGGCGCCCATGTCCATGATTGCCGAAAAAGCCGGCGTCGGAGTAGGCACCATATACCGCTATTTTGAAAACCGGGACATCCTGATCAAAACGATCTATCAAGAGTGTGAAGAACGGCTGGTGGCATTTTTAACCCGGGATTATCCTCACGGGCAGCCGGTCCGGATCTGTTTTTTTCATATTGCCAAAGGCCTGGTGGCTTATTTTACCCAAAACCCTATGGAATTCAAGTATTCCGAGCAGTTTCACAACTCTCCTTTTGGTGAAGCCCATCGCCGGAACCGGATTTTTAAAGCGGCCGGACAGCCGGATATTTTCATGGAAATCCATGAAAGAGGCCTGTCCCAGCAGGTGATTAAAAACCTGCCTCCAACGGTTTTCTTCAACCTGGCGTTTGCGCCGATTGCCTGGTCTTTGCGGGATCATATTCTGGGAATTACACCCATTGATGATGCGCTTGCACAGGTGCTTGCCGCATCCTGCTGGGACAGCGTAAAAAAATAA
- a CDS encoding efflux RND transporter periplasmic adaptor subunit, which translates to MQKRFKIQMIFLILFIWAGFTLTGCDQITRRLDPEKETKPQSEEVRAVSVVTVGTQKVTLTTELPGRTAPFRMAEIRPQVNGLILKRLFTEGANVTAGQVLYQIDPAPFQATLDNAEAALARAEANLAATRLRARRYKELLADNAVSRQNYDDAAAALTQVEADIATWKATVKSARINLAYTRITAPISGRIGRSNVTEGAIVTAYQPLPLATIQQLDPIFVDVPQSTIERLKMKDSRNHAGEKNLNKVKILMEDGTAYPQDGTLQFSDVTVDPTTGSVIIRAVVPNPENRLLPGMFVRAQIMEGVDEHAVLIPQQGVSRDAKGNPFALVVDENNRAAFRGLLLDRAIGDQWLVASGITPGEKLIIEGLLMLRPGMAVTATPFEPMNQDSPDTSSPKEHDKGAL; encoded by the coding sequence ATGCAGAAACGTTTCAAAATCCAGATGATTTTTCTGATTCTGTTCATCTGGGCAGGATTCACATTGACAGGGTGTGATCAGATCACCCGCCGGCTCGATCCGGAAAAGGAAACCAAACCGCAATCAGAAGAAGTCCGGGCCGTTTCCGTGGTAACGGTGGGCACCCAAAAGGTCACGCTTACCACTGAACTGCCGGGACGAACCGCACCGTTCCGGATGGCGGAAATCCGGCCCCAGGTTAACGGCCTGATTTTAAAACGCCTGTTCACCGAAGGGGCCAATGTCACGGCCGGTCAGGTGCTGTACCAGATCGATCCGGCCCCGTTTCAGGCGACCCTGGACAATGCCGAAGCCGCCCTTGCCCGGGCCGAAGCCAATCTGGCGGCCACCCGGTTGCGGGCCCGGCGGTATAAGGAACTTCTGGCCGACAATGCCGTGAGCCGTCAGAATTATGATGATGCCGCAGCCGCCCTCACCCAGGTGGAAGCAGACATTGCCACCTGGAAAGCCACGGTGAAATCCGCCCGCATCAATCTGGCATACACCCGCATCACCGCACCCATTTCCGGTCGCATCGGCCGGTCCAATGTCACGGAAGGCGCCATTGTGACCGCGTATCAGCCTTTACCTCTTGCCACCATTCAACAGCTGGACCCCATTTTTGTGGATGTGCCCCAGTCCACCATTGAACGGTTAAAAATGAAGGACAGCCGAAACCATGCCGGAGAAAAAAACCTGAACAAAGTGAAAATTTTGATGGAAGACGGCACGGCCTATCCCCAGGACGGGACCCTGCAGTTTTCAGATGTGACCGTGGATCCCACCACGGGATCCGTCATTATCCGGGCTGTGGTTCCCAATCCGGAAAACAGGCTGCTGCCGGGCATGTTTGTCCGGGCACAGATTATGGAAGGCGTGGATGAACATGCCGTTCTGATCCCCCAGCAGGGGGTTTCCCGGGATGCCAAAGGCAATCCCTTTGCACTGGTGGTGGATGAAAACAACCGGGCCGCGTTTCGCGGGCTGCTCCTTGACCGGGCCATTGGCGACCAGTGGCTGGTGGCATCGGGCATCACCCCCGGTGAAAAATTGATTATCGAAGGACTGCTCATGCTGCGGCCGGGTATGGCAGTCACCGCCACCCCGTTTGAACCGATGAACCAGGACTCACCCGATACGTCATCCCCAAAAGAGCATGACAAAGGGGCTTTGTAA